A portion of the Bacillus sp. es.034 genome contains these proteins:
- a CDS encoding transcription repressor NadR, which yields MVAGKKILGEERRQWILDKLMTKQAPITGGELAKQTNVSRQVIVSDITLLKAKGEPIIATSQGYLFMPASNQDTMVERTVACKHHPHRSEEELFLLVDHGVTVKDVRIEHGVYGDLTASIMVSNRKEVEQFMKKIEETGASFLSELTDGVHLHTLMAQTEQTLDKAENALHEAGFLIQGDL from the coding sequence ATGGTGGCAGGAAAAAAAATACTGGGAGAAGAAAGAAGACAGTGGATCCTTGATAAGCTAATGACGAAGCAAGCCCCGATTACAGGGGGAGAGCTCGCAAAGCAAACCAATGTCAGCCGGCAGGTGATCGTCAGTGACATCACCTTACTTAAAGCCAAAGGCGAACCCATCATCGCGACGAGTCAAGGCTACTTGTTCATGCCTGCCTCGAATCAGGATACGATGGTTGAACGGACGGTCGCATGCAAGCATCACCCTCACCGGTCGGAAGAGGAACTCTTTTTACTTGTCGATCACGGGGTCACGGTAAAGGATGTCAGGATCGAACACGGTGTGTATGGTGATCTGACCGCATCCATCATGGTGTCAAATCGCAAGGAAGTCGAGCAATTCATGAAGAAGATTGAAGAAACCGGGGCATCCTTTTTATCCGAATTGACCGACGGTGTCCATTTACATACACTGATGGCCCAAACGGAACAAACCCTGGATAAAGCAGAGAATGCGCTCCACGAAGCAGGCTTCTTGATTCAGGGTGATTTATAA
- a CDS encoding IscS subfamily cysteine desulfurase, whose amino-acid sequence MMNYFDYAASTPVDAESLHVFRTVSEEIWGNPSSLHDIGGKAGHLLSRCREKMASMLGVHSKGIHFTSGGTEGNHLALVTLALSRQKKGKHIIIGGAEHSSLHSSAAFLQGLGFTVTKIPFTSDGLIDPLIVKESLSEQTTVVSIGHVNGEIGTIQPLHAIHDLLRHRDILLHSDMVQSFGKMDLTEFTSKVDSFTLSSHKIYGPKGVGAFYINPALDITPMIPGQTHEGGFRGGTVNLPGIAGFVTAADLCYRSFETSYYMGLRTHFLNGLEEQLSGRYTLYEGPAHAQLPHVIGLGIHGLEGQWLMLECNRRGMAISTGSACGAGSHDLPKTLQSMGVSERAGKEFIRISFGRDTREENITELVHALSDIYASLTSSLT is encoded by the coding sequence ATGATGAACTATTTTGATTATGCTGCTTCAACCCCTGTAGATGCAGAGAGTTTACACGTATTTCGTACCGTTAGTGAAGAAATCTGGGGCAACCCGAGCAGCCTTCACGATATTGGAGGGAAAGCAGGGCATCTGCTATCAAGATGCAGAGAAAAAATGGCTTCTATGCTCGGTGTCCACTCTAAAGGGATCCACTTCACTTCCGGAGGGACGGAAGGGAACCATTTAGCCCTCGTCACCCTTGCATTAAGCAGGCAAAAAAAAGGAAAACATATCATAATCGGAGGAGCCGAGCATTCTTCCCTGCATTCCTCGGCCGCTTTCCTTCAGGGGCTGGGCTTTACTGTCACGAAGATCCCTTTTACCTCAGATGGCCTGATCGATCCCCTCATTGTAAAAGAATCGCTCTCAGAACAGACGACCGTTGTGAGCATCGGACACGTTAATGGGGAAATCGGAACGATCCAGCCACTCCATGCCATTCATGATCTACTGAGACATCGTGATATCCTCCTTCACAGCGATATGGTTCAATCATTTGGGAAAATGGACCTCACGGAATTCACTTCAAAGGTCGACAGCTTCACCCTCTCATCCCATAAGATTTACGGTCCCAAAGGTGTCGGCGCATTTTATATCAATCCAGCCCTGGACATCACCCCCATGATACCGGGACAGACCCACGAAGGCGGATTCAGGGGGGGAACGGTGAATCTTCCGGGGATAGCAGGATTTGTGACTGCCGCTGATCTATGCTACCGTTCCTTTGAAACATCCTATTACATGGGGTTGAGAACGCATTTTTTGAATGGACTGGAAGAACAGCTGTCCGGACGGTACACTCTTTATGAAGGGCCGGCACATGCACAGCTGCCGCATGTCATCGGTCTTGGCATCCACGGCCTTGAGGGACAGTGGCTCATGCTTGAATGCAACAGACGCGGAATGGCGATTTCAACGGGCAGTGCGTGCGGTGCCGGTTCACACGACTTACCCAAGACCCTTCAGAGTATGGGCGTCAGTGAAAGAGCAGGAAAGGAATTCATCCGGATATCATTTGGAAGGGATACAAGGGAGGAAAACATAACAGAATTGGTCCACGCATTATCTGATATATATGCGTCCCTGACATCTTCCTTAACTTGA
- the nadB gene encoding L-aspartate oxidase: MEKAEIIIVGSGIAALQLARRLQDHYYVMIITKDKIESGNSYLAQGGIAAPVGLKDSVHAHMKDTLEAGCYHQSEDSVKELIVDGKRIVESLVYEGAPFDRKKDGSLSLGMEGAHSEHRILHSGGDQTGKYVMNHLLKSLSREKVQFVEREMVYELVKNDRGQCCGVKTKDKDDAIRFYYAPHIVLATGGIGGLYPSTSNHPSVTGDGMALAFLAGAKLSDMEFIQFHPTLLWSEGKTCGLISEAVRGEGAILLNDEGERIMEGIDPLLELAPRHIVAECIYKERQKGRNVYLDISRIEDFQGKFPSITSLCLKHHIPIGEGRIPVSPGCHFMMGGILTDRSGRTNIPGLYAIGEVACSGIHGANRLASNSLLEGLVYGERLGEYLIQCGALTSANVHSPLDTIVEGEPLSIPFKAHELKDGMMKHVGIIRREEGLSAHLKWLKEQPLTFREHFDFNSREEIHLYFMWIVSVLITESALIRTESRGGHIRADFPKEDNAGWLKRKMVLQLNEGRLRVDNHEQNETKIYA; the protein is encoded by the coding sequence ATGGAAAAAGCCGAGATCATCATCGTAGGAAGTGGCATTGCCGCTTTGCAATTGGCACGAAGACTTCAAGATCATTATTATGTGATGATTATCACAAAGGATAAAATTGAAAGTGGTAACTCGTATCTCGCTCAAGGAGGGATCGCGGCACCTGTAGGACTGAAGGATTCTGTCCATGCCCATATGAAGGATACATTGGAAGCAGGTTGCTATCATCAGTCTGAAGATAGTGTGAAAGAACTCATAGTGGATGGAAAAAGGATCGTGGAATCCCTGGTGTATGAGGGTGCACCTTTCGATCGAAAAAAGGATGGGAGTCTTTCTCTTGGAATGGAAGGGGCTCATAGTGAACATCGCATCCTTCATAGCGGGGGAGATCAGACGGGGAAATATGTAATGAACCATTTATTGAAATCCCTTTCACGGGAAAAGGTTCAATTCGTGGAACGGGAAATGGTGTACGAACTTGTTAAAAATGACAGGGGGCAGTGCTGCGGGGTGAAGACTAAGGATAAAGATGACGCCATCCGCTTTTACTATGCTCCTCATATTGTCCTTGCCACAGGGGGAATCGGTGGGTTATATCCTTCTACATCCAATCATCCCTCCGTGACGGGAGATGGGATGGCCCTTGCCTTCCTTGCAGGAGCAAAGCTTTCCGATATGGAATTCATTCAGTTTCATCCGACGCTCCTTTGGTCGGAGGGTAAAACATGCGGTCTGATTTCAGAAGCGGTGAGAGGAGAGGGAGCCATACTCCTGAATGATGAGGGAGAAAGAATCATGGAGGGCATCGATCCCCTCCTGGAACTCGCTCCAAGGCATATTGTGGCAGAGTGTATATACAAGGAACGGCAGAAAGGAAGAAATGTGTACCTGGATATTAGTAGAATAGAAGACTTTCAAGGGAAGTTCCCTTCTATTACCTCCCTATGTTTAAAACATCACATTCCGATCGGGGAAGGGAGGATCCCTGTTTCCCCTGGTTGTCATTTTATGATGGGAGGGATCCTCACTGATCGGTCAGGGAGGACCAATATTCCCGGACTCTATGCCATCGGGGAAGTGGCGTGCAGCGGCATCCACGGTGCGAATCGCCTGGCGAGTAATTCATTGCTGGAAGGATTGGTGTACGGGGAGCGGCTCGGTGAATATTTGATCCAGTGTGGAGCCCTAACCTCCGCCAACGTCCATTCCCCATTGGACACGATTGTCGAGGGGGAGCCATTATCCATCCCTTTTAAAGCACACGAATTAAAAGATGGAATGATGAAACACGTTGGAATCATTCGGAGGGAAGAAGGATTATCCGCTCATTTGAAGTGGTTAAAAGAACAGCCTCTTACCTTCCGTGAGCATTTTGATTTTAATTCACGTGAAGAAATTCACTTGTATTTCATGTGGATCGTTAGCGTTCTAATTACAGAGTCTGCACTAATAAGGACAGAAAGCAGGGGAGGCCACATCCGGGCGGATTTCCCAAAGGAAGATAATGCAGGATGGTTGAAACGGAAAATGGTTCTACAACTAAATGAAGGGCGATTGAGGGTGGACAATCATGAACAAAATGAAACTAAAATCTATGCTTGA
- the nadC gene encoding carboxylating nicotinate-nucleotide diphosphorylase: protein MNKMKLKSMLETFYMEDLGDGDVSSNILFSKSDEGSFSLFMKEQGVFCGRDVIEIGFSLIDPKVDVQVFVNDGDWVEAGQSIAEIRGPMGDLLQGERVILNLIQRMSGIATETYRAVEQVKGTGVRLCDTRKTTPGLRMLEKYAVRTGGGFNHRNGLYDAVMLKDNHISFAGSITEAVKQVKRQIGHMVNVEVEIETKEQLLEAVDAGADVIMFDNCTPSTIKGWIHLVPPQIVTEASGGITRESLPAYAESGVHYISLGYLTHSVKSLDISARVRIGKGV from the coding sequence ATGAACAAAATGAAACTAAAATCTATGCTTGAAACGTTTTACATGGAAGATCTGGGTGATGGTGATGTATCTTCTAATATTCTGTTCAGTAAAAGCGATGAAGGCTCCTTTTCTCTATTCATGAAAGAACAGGGTGTTTTTTGTGGAAGAGATGTGATTGAAATTGGCTTTTCTTTAATTGATCCCAAAGTGGATGTCCAGGTATTCGTTAACGATGGGGATTGGGTGGAAGCGGGACAATCAATTGCTGAAATCCGTGGTCCGATGGGGGATCTCCTCCAAGGGGAACGGGTCATCCTCAATTTGATCCAGCGCATGAGTGGTATTGCAACGGAAACGTATCGTGCGGTTGAACAGGTGAAAGGCACCGGGGTCCGGCTGTGTGATACACGGAAAACGACGCCGGGACTCCGGATGCTTGAGAAGTATGCTGTAAGGACCGGGGGCGGGTTCAACCACAGAAATGGTCTCTATGATGCTGTCATGCTAAAAGATAATCATATTTCTTTCGCCGGGTCGATCACCGAGGCAGTGAAGCAGGTGAAAAGGCAGATCGGTCATATGGTGAACGTGGAAGTGGAAATTGAAACGAAAGAACAATTATTGGAAGCGGTTGATGCAGGGGCAGATGTCATCATGTTCGATAACTGTACTCCGTCGACGATTAAGGGGTGGATACATCTTGTGCCGCCTCAGATCGTGACGGAAGCATCGGGCGGCATCACCAGGGAGAGTCTTCCTGCCTATGCGGAATCAGGGGTTCATTATATCTCCCTCGGGTACTTGACACATTCTGTGAAATCACTTGATATCAGTGCAAGAGTACGAATAGGGAAAGGGGTATGA
- the nadA gene encoding quinolinate synthase NadA, with amino-acid sequence MGLLDELTKETNVLPESITSLSTVEMENRVREIKLQLGKKLFIPGHHYQKDEVIQFADAVGDSLQLAQLSAENKEAEFIVFCGVHFMAETADILTEDHQVVILPDMRAGCSMADMADIYQTEKAWGKLMEMFGDSIIPLTYVNSTAAIKSFVGKNGGATVTSSNAHKMVEWALGEKQRILFLPDQHLGRNTAADLGVSLSEMAVWDPIQNELVYDGNMEEVKVILWKGHCSVHENFTVKNIGDIRENHPGMKIIVHPECRREVVEKSDLNGSTKYIIETIEQSPPGSAFAIGTEMNLVKRLIKDHPDKQIVSLNPYMCPCLTMNRIDLPHLLWSLEKIMERNPENIIKVDQDVSKNALFALERMLTRA; translated from the coding sequence ATGGGATTACTCGATGAATTAACAAAAGAAACGAACGTACTGCCTGAATCAATCACGAGCCTCTCGACAGTCGAGATGGAAAATAGAGTGAGGGAAATCAAGCTGCAGTTGGGAAAGAAGCTTTTCATACCCGGGCATCATTACCAAAAAGACGAAGTGATCCAATTTGCTGATGCCGTTGGTGATTCCCTTCAGCTTGCTCAACTGTCGGCTGAGAATAAAGAGGCGGAGTTCATTGTGTTTTGCGGTGTTCATTTCATGGCTGAAACGGCAGACATCCTCACGGAGGATCATCAGGTGGTCATCTTGCCGGACATGCGGGCCGGATGTTCCATGGCGGATATGGCAGACATTTATCAGACGGAAAAGGCGTGGGGCAAGCTTATGGAGATGTTCGGTGACAGCATCATCCCCCTTACCTATGTGAATTCGACTGCAGCCATCAAAAGCTTTGTAGGAAAGAATGGGGGAGCCACGGTTACATCTTCCAATGCCCACAAAATGGTGGAATGGGCATTGGGGGAGAAACAGCGTATCCTTTTCCTGCCTGATCAGCATTTAGGACGTAATACAGCGGCTGATCTTGGCGTTTCCTTAAGTGAGATGGCCGTTTGGGATCCCATTCAAAACGAATTGGTCTATGATGGCAACATGGAAGAAGTGAAAGTGATCCTATGGAAAGGTCATTGCTCGGTGCATGAAAATTTCACTGTGAAAAATATCGGGGATATCCGTGAAAATCATCCCGGCATGAAAATCATCGTCCACCCTGAATGCCGCCGGGAAGTGGTCGAGAAGTCCGATTTGAATGGCAGCACAAAATACATTATCGAAACGATTGAACAATCACCTCCCGGATCTGCCTTTGCGATCGGTACTGAGATGAATCTCGTAAAAAGGCTGATCAAAGACCATCCGGATAAACAGATCGTCTCCCTGAATCCATATATGTGCCCATGCTTGACGATGAACCGGATCGATTTACCACATCTCCTTTGGTCATTGGAAAAAATAATGGAGCGAAATCCCGAAAA